DNA from Spirochaetota bacterium:
CTCGCCCACGATCCTCTGAAGTTTATCCGGTAGTGCTGCATCATTGACTGCATCTTCATTATTGATGAGTGGGCGAACTCGGGCAAGAATGTCGCTGTTTCTATCCCATACGGTATCTGTTCGTAATGCATAATCATCACTCATAATATAACCCCCTGAAATGTTTTTTTAATTTTGTGTATTCCCTGCCGCTCTGCCAGTGTAATATCCACCAGCCGCTCCAGTTCGTGTGCTGTGTATTTTATACCATCATTGAATGGCGTTTGCTGCTTGCGGATGTTATCATGATGTCCGTAGTCCGCTTGTCGGGCAATATCGTTCAGGTCCTTGACGGCCCCGCTGATATTGTATTCAGTTTTAAGACGATTAAAATCAATGGCATAGACTTCCTTGCCACGTTTCAGAAATTCCTTTTTTACCCGGAGATAAAAGGCCCGGCCCGCGGCGTCTTGGTCACTGGCAATGACAAGCCTGTATGGAGCAAGAATATCAAAATACTCGGGCTTGAAATTATTAACGCCGGCGATCCCGATGGGAGTGTCAAGACCGAGTTGCAGGGCCGAGAGTACGTCAATAGCTCCCTCGCATAGATAGATGGTTGCGCCTGGTGCGAGATCCTTCAGTTTCTGCTGGGTGTACATTGGGACAGCGATCTCGGATAAAAATCGGTATTTGGCCCCGCTACCGCCGTCTATGTCACGGCCCTGCAGATTTATAATGTTTCCCTCGGTGTCATGGTAGGGGATGATAATACGGTGATGGATAAAGACAAAATAAGGCCTCCCAGTACTGCCCATTGCGACGATCCCGGCGTCTTGTAGCCGCTCCATGCCGTATTTGTCGTTCAAGGCCTTTTTAATAGCGTTCATAGCCTTGGGGATAGACTTTATTCCAGCCCGTTCGATGATGTTACGGCGAATCCCCCGGCCCTCCAGGTAGATTGCGGCTCCTTCCGGATCCAGCATGTCCAAGAGATCCTGGTATATATACGAAAATTCTCTCCCATCCTTTTTCGAAGACTGTTCGATTGCTTTGTAGACTTTATCGTTGCCCCTGTGTAACGATTTAGCGGGCCGGGCAGGGGTTGTGGTCTTCTGTTTGGGATCGAGATTGTATTGTTGCTTTATCACTTTTATTGCTTCCCGGGTCGGGATTTTCAATTTTTCTTTAACAAGGTCTATACTGCTACCCCCGATCCCGCATCCAAAACAGAAAAAAGAATTTGTATGCGGATACAATTTACACGATGCTTTGGTGTCATGCCCGTTAAAACACAACACCATGCCATGTCGGTCCGGCTTTATCCCAAGCCGAGTTGCAATGTCTGCAATTGGTATTCGTTTTATTTCGTCGATAATCACGATTTATATACCTCGCACATTCTCAGAGCCGGGCTTATTCATTCCTCTATCTGCACTTTTTCTGTTACAGTTTTTTCCAATCGCGTAGATTTGCCGTGACGAATTATCGTCAATGTGATATTGCCATATTCGACCCGATTGATTTGGTCTTGCAACCACGCGGTCGCTTTTATAATTTGTAGGTCCATTATTGATCCTCCCCAATATTTTCAGATTGTTCTCTAACAAATCTGACGACTTCCTCCGGAATAAAACGAATTGATCTGCCTCCAAATATACGTATGAAAAGTTTTTTGGGTATTACCCCGGCGCACATATCGTGCCGGGCTTTATCCTCGGAAATACCAAGGTACTCGGCAAATTGCTTGTATCGCCATAGGGGTTGGAATTGGACAGGTGTTTCAACCACCTGGCCGTCAATTTTAATTGGATGATTGTGCATAACATCACTCCAGGGTGTATTTTTCTTTATCTTTATTGAT
Protein-coding regions in this window:
- a CDS encoding toprim domain-containing protein; its protein translation is MIIDEIKRIPIADIATRLGIKPDRHGMVLCFNGHDTKASCKLYPHTNSFFCFGCGIGGSSIDLVKEKLKIPTREAIKVIKQQYNLDPKQKTTTPARPAKSLHRGNDKVYKAIEQSSKKDGREFSYIYQDLLDMLDPEGAAIYLEGRGIRRNIIERAGIKSIPKAMNAIKKALNDKYGMERLQDAGIVAMGSTGRPYFVFIHHRIIIPYHDTEGNIINLQGRDIDGGSGAKYRFLSEIAVPMYTQQKLKDLAPGATIYLCEGAIDVLSALQLGLDTPIGIAGVNNFKPEYFDILAPYRLVIASDQDAAGRAFYLRVKKEFLKRGKEVYAIDFNRLKTEYNISGAVKDLNDIARQADYGHHDNIRKQQTPFNDGIKYTAHELERLVDITLAERQGIHKIKKTFQGVIL